The following proteins come from a genomic window of Bactrocera dorsalis isolate Fly_Bdor chromosome 6, ASM2337382v1, whole genome shotgun sequence:
- the LOC115065757 gene encoding uncharacterized protein LOC115065757, producing the protein MDSHNPIPTSEVGSPQPQVNPDDRLCALLEMQHRNLIEVLSAVKNAQAAPSASNSVTFPKFNPDSAGSSASTWCSTVDLILGENPLDGSALLIALTKYLEGGASNWLSQICFAGMTWIQFKEMFLQQFEGNETPAATVFNVLNSRPNDGECLALYGSRLVTTLMAKWKTMTPEEIAVSVALSHSATIDARLQRTLFTTTIKTRNELQNELRAFSFAKRKEHSDPENFVSKKVRLQTPVKCHFCGKMGHKIADCRSRKNNMKPQGPSSSSARSSESKAGPITCYRCGNEGHIASACPKRQPMGSQSKTDEKRVNLCHVAEPIGTLISSGESYLFCFDSEAECSLVRESVSMKLSGTRVNNIVTLKGIGNNTVTSTL; encoded by the coding sequence ATGGATAGCCACAACCCCATTCCGACATCAGAAGTGGGATCGCCTCAGCCCCAAGTCAATCCTGATGACCGTTTGTGCGCCTTGCTGGAAATGCAGCATCGCAATCTAATTGAAGTACTTAGTGCCGTGAAAAATGCGCAGGCGGCACCAAGCGCGTCCAATTCAGTTACGTTCCCGAAGTTCAACCCTGATTCCGCTGGTTCCAGTGCATCCACCTGGTGTTCTACGGTGGACCTTATTTTAGGGGAAAATCCTCTGGACGGCAGTGCTTTGCTTATAGCGCTAACCAAATACTTGGAGGGTGGTGCTTCCAACTGGCTCTCACAAATCTGCTTCGCAGGAATGACATGGATTCAATTTAAAGAAATGTTCCTACAACAGTTTGAAGGCAATGAAACGCCAGCAGCGACggtatttaatgttttaaacaGCCGCCCAAATGACGGCGAATGCCTGGCGCTGTATGGAAGCCGATTGGTGACTACTCTTATGGCAAAATGGAAGACAATGACACCAGAAGAAATTGCAGTGTCGGTAGCCTTATCGCATTCGGCAACCATAGATGCTCGGTTGCAACGCACGTTGTTTACAACCACTATTAAGACGCGCAACGAGTTGCAAAATGAGCTAAGGGCATTTTCGTTTGCTAAGCGAAAGGAGCATTCCGATCCGGAAAATTTTGTAAGCAAGAAAGTGCGCCTGCAGACACCTGTTAAATGTCATTTCTGCGGAAAAATGGGTCATAAAATAGCCGACTGCCGCTCCAGGAAAAATAACATGAAGCCACAAGGACCAAGTTCGAGTTCTGCACGTTCATCCGAGTCAAAAGCTGGACCAATTACTTGCTACAGATGTGGAAACGAAGGGCATATTGCATCAGCGTGCCCTAAACGACAGCCGATGGGAAGCCAAAGCAAAACGGACGAAAAACGCGTTAACCTATGTCATGTTGCTGAGCCAATTGGAACATTGATTTCATCCGGTGAGTCGTATCTATTTTGCTTCGATTCTGAAGCCGAGTGTTCGCTCGTAAGGGAATCAGTGTCTATGAAACTCTCAGGCACACGAGTTAATAACATCGTTACATTAAAGGGTATTGGAAATAATACTGTCACTAgtacattataa